The genomic segment ACTTAAGAGGCAACACTCGCTCCGCAGAGGTGATCCCCTACCTCGTCGCGCAGATCGTTGCTGCGGTGTTGGCGGCGATTTGCGTTGGATTAGTCCACTCACCCGCCGAGCTCGCAGCCGCCTCAATTCCAGCAGGACCATCCCTCCTTGCGGAGTTTCTATTCACCTTCGCCCTCGTGTTCGTCATCCTAAACGTCGCGACTGCAAAAGGAACGGAAGGAAATTCTTTCTATGGCCTCGCAATCGGTCTAATTGTGGCTGCCGGTGCCTACGCAGTCGGACCCGTTTCAGCAGCAGTCTTTAACCCCGCAGTGGCCATCGGCGGTATGACCCTCGGTATACTGCCATGGAGCGCGATCTGGATTTACCTCATTGCAAACTTTGGCGGAGCACTGGTAGCCGCAATCGTTTTCCGGATTGTGAGCGACGATTGAGGCCGGGCCTTCAAACAGACAGACGCTACAAAACTCCCGCGTCCGAAAAGCTGTAGTATCCGATCCCGGACGGATCAGCAGCTTTGTTGCCGATCACCACGTGGTCCAGGAGGGATAGATCAAGAGTTTTAGCCGCTTCCCGCAAGTGCCTCGTCACCCGAATATCGGCGGCACTGGGTGAGGGATCACCGCTTGGATGATTGTGGGCGACGATCGCCGCCGATCCGCCTTCGCGAATGACCTCCCGAAAGACTTCACGAGGATGAACAAGGCTGGCGTCTGCGATCCCTTTCGTCACCTGAACCGAACGGATCATGTGGTTCTTGCGGTTCAGCACCAAAACCCAGAATACCTCTACGTCCAATCCACTGGATAGTGGCTGAAGAAACAGAAACACCTTTTCCGGATCGTCGAAGACAACTGGTTTCTCGCGGTCGCTCTGCAGTATCGCCCTCCGGGCTACTTCCATAATGGCTGCCAGCTGCAATGCCTTGACTCGCCCGATTCCTTTCACACGGCGAAAATCAGCCGCTGTCCAGCGCACCAGCTGCGCGACCGATCCCGCCTCATGAATCAGTTGCTCGGAAACCTCCATGACATCGTGACCCGCCGTTCCACTGCGAATAAGAAGAGCGAGAAGCTCTCTATCACTAAGAGCTCCCGCACCATGACGCTCCATCCTTTCCTGAGGACGATCCTCGCGGGCGATCCGTTGGAGACTTGAGGGATAGTCGCTCACAGACTAAGGGGAATTGCACGAATCGGCAGTGACTAGTTTTAGATAGGCCTCCCGGTAATCCTCTAGTCCATCGACCTCGATTGCTTCAACACTCTTGGTCTTCAGCTCAAAGCGGGAAGCGATCTCACCTAGCTCCACCTCTTCGACCATTTTCCAGACACACAGGGCCGTTCCAAACGAGGTAGCCTCGCGCATTTCACTCAGTTTCACCTTGTTTCCGGGGACCAGAGCGGCAAGAAGGCCGCAGTAGAGATCATTCTCAGAAAACCCGCCCTCAACAAAAATCACTCCCCCGTCAGCTCGACCCGTATGGTTCAACAACTCGACAGTCTGGATCGCTATTGACAAAATAAGAGCCGAAAGAAGCTGATCCGCAGTTACTCCATATTCCTCTGGTCCTTGTTCTTTGAGCGTTTTGAATTCTACAAATTTGTCACCGACGTAGAGACCAGGCTCAGAATGGCTAAACGCTTTTGCGTCCTCAACCAAACCACCCGTCAAAAAAAGTTCTCTTTCAATACATACCTGTCGCAGGACCAATTGATCTTTGACTTCAGTGGCCCCTGCAATGTCTGCAAATTCAGAAAACTCCAAACCTCCCGGAAAAATCGCCGCCTTCACAGGACGGTTGAAAGCGCTGAGAATATAAAATGTCTTTGTCCCGAGCTCGTCCGATGCGAAATCAAAGTTGGCTGACGGAGTCATAGCGACGCACCACGTGCCCGTTGAAACGAGGGTAAATTGCCCCACGTCTTTTGCCAGATATGGAAGCAGCGATGCATTTGAATCGTGTATGCCTACCATCACGGGAATTTCACCCTCGATTCCGAAGCGACCAGAAACCCGTGTCGAAATTTTACCCAGCTTTTCCCATGGCGCCGAAATTCTTGAAGGCATCATTCGATCAATCCCCAGAATCTTAGCTATTTCACTGGGCCGATTCTCGGAGAGGTTCCAGAGGTATGTGTGACAGCCGAGGTAGGTGGGGTCAGCGGCAATGTTTCCAGTAAGGAGATATCCAATGTATTGAGGAAAATAAAGGATATGAGCGGCTCTTTCCCAGTCCTCGGGGAACATCTTCTGCAGATAGAAGATCTGCTTGGCGACATTTGCGAAGCCAAACGGTGGTGTGCAAGTCTCCACATGGAT from the Verrucomicrobiota bacterium genome contains:
- the radC gene encoding DNA repair protein RadC, with the translated sequence MSDYPSSLQRIAREDRPQERMERHGAGALSDRELLALLIRSGTAGHDVMEVSEQLIHEAGSVAQLVRWTAADFRRVKGIGRVKALQLAAIMEVARRAILQSDREKPVVFDDPEKVFLFLQPLSSGLDVEVFWVLVLNRKNHMIRSVQVTKGIADASLVHPREVFREVIREGGSAAIVAHNHPSGDPSPSAADIRVTRHLREAAKTLDLSLLDHVVIGNKAADPSGIGYYSFSDAGVL
- a CDS encoding aquaporin gives rise to the protein MKKPIVEFIGTFFLVFAVGSTAAIAGFPGALAPLAIAATLTALIYAGGHISGAHYNPAVTIALYLRGNTRSAEVIPYLVAQIVAAVLAAICVGLVHSPAELAAASIPAGPSLLAEFLFTFALVFVILNVATAKGTEGNSFYGLAIGLIVAAGAYAVGPVSAAVFNPAVAIGGMTLGILPWSAIWIYLIANFGGALVAAIVFRIVSDD
- a CDS encoding FGGY family carbohydrate kinase is translated as MDKPEVIAVLDVGKTNKKLALYDVALNPVDFRKIALNPTPTGDGLEYEKTGELFDWTCRSLAEYSRQYQIRGFGVTTHGATFAAVDEQGDLVHPVFSYLSPAGSMVEEEFYREFGTPEEIHVETCTPPFGFANVAKQIFYLQKMFPEDWERAAHILYFPQYIGYLLTGNIAADPTYLGCHTYLWNLSENRPSEIAKILGIDRMMPSRISAPWEKLGKISTRVSGRFGIEGEIPVMVGIHDSNASLLPYLAKDVGQFTLVSTGTWCVAMTPSANFDFASDELGTKTFYILSAFNRPVKAAIFPGGLEFSEFADIAGATEVKDQLVLRQVCIERELFLTGGLVEDAKAFSHSEPGLYVGDKFVEFKTLKEQGPEEYGVTADQLLSALILSIAIQTVELLNHTGRADGGVIFVEGGFSENDLYCGLLAALVPGNKVKLSEMREATSFGTALCVWKMVEEVELGEIASRFELKTKSVEAIEVDGLEDYREAYLKLVTADSCNSP